One Paraburkholderia kururiensis DNA window includes the following coding sequences:
- a CDS encoding DUF3567 domain-containing protein — protein sequence MQMIYNSPNYCVVEFPPQDGHLAMKAGGYEIVDKNARREIFIDGEMAAQFREHVQKLIEGEPSLDEVDEFLGQFDSLMQQPVILH from the coding sequence ATGCAAATGATCTACAACAGCCCTAACTATTGCGTCGTCGAGTTTCCGCCGCAGGACGGTCACCTCGCCATGAAGGCGGGAGGCTATGAGATCGTCGACAAGAACGCGCGGCGCGAAATCTTCATCGACGGCGAAATGGCGGCACAGTTTCGCGAACACGTGCAGAAGCTGATTGAAGGCGAACCGTCACTGGACGAAGTCGACGAATTCCTCGGCCAGTTCGACAGCCTGATGCAGCAGCCCGTCATCCTGCACTGA